In Halococcus saccharolyticus DSM 5350, the following are encoded in one genomic region:
- a CDS encoding class II fumarate hydratase — MSDQDTRTEADSLGEMEVPADAYWGAQTQRAVENFPISGIGFDRRFVRALGIVKKAAAQANRDLDLIDEETAEAIIAAAEEVISGEHDGQFPVDVFQTGSGTSTNMNANEVIANRASEIRGEDVGSRAVHPNDDVNFGQSSNDVIPTAMHVATLESIERDLVPALERLRTALGEKEAEFDTVVKTGRTHLQDATPVRLGQEFGGYRAQIDKGITRVNKTTRNLSELALGGTAVGTGLNTHPEFPERAAEYISGETGLPFKEATDHFEAQAAHDAMAEAHGALRTVSGSLHKIANDLRLLASGPRNGIGEIDQPENQPGSSIMPGKINPVVAEAVNQVHVQVVGNDAAVSTGAANGQIDLNLYKPVIAHNTLQSVALLANASETFAEKFVDKLEANRERCEEQVERSMALATALNAHLGYDKASEVAKEALKEDKTVREVVVEKEYLDAEEADDVLDARAMTERGIPGREE, encoded by the coding sequence ATGAGCGATCAGGACACCCGCACCGAGGCCGACAGTCTGGGCGAGATGGAAGTCCCCGCGGACGCCTACTGGGGAGCACAAACTCAGCGTGCGGTCGAGAACTTCCCGATCAGCGGGATCGGCTTCGACCGGCGATTCGTTCGCGCGCTCGGAATCGTGAAGAAGGCTGCCGCGCAGGCCAACCGCGACCTCGATCTGATCGACGAGGAGACGGCGGAGGCGATCATCGCGGCGGCGGAAGAGGTCATCTCCGGCGAACACGACGGCCAGTTCCCGGTCGATGTCTTCCAAACAGGATCGGGCACTTCGACGAACATGAACGCCAACGAAGTGATCGCGAACCGTGCGAGCGAGATCCGCGGTGAGGACGTCGGTTCCAGAGCTGTCCACCCGAACGACGACGTCAACTTCGGCCAGTCCTCGAACGACGTGATCCCGACGGCGATGCACGTCGCCACGCTCGAATCGATCGAGCGCGACCTCGTTCCCGCGCTCGAACGCCTCCGGACGGCGCTCGGCGAGAAGGAAGCGGAGTTCGACACGGTGGTGAAAACGGGTCGGACGCACCTCCAGGACGCAACCCCCGTCAGACTGGGCCAGGAGTTCGGCGGCTACCGCGCTCAAATCGACAAGGGGATCACCCGCGTGAACAAGACCACTCGCAATCTCTCGGAGCTCGCGCTTGGCGGGACCGCGGTCGGCACGGGACTCAACACCCATCCGGAGTTCCCCGAACGCGCGGCCGAGTACATCTCCGGGGAAACAGGATTACCGTTCAAGGAGGCCACCGATCACTTCGAGGCCCAGGCCGCCCACGACGCGATGGCGGAAGCCCACGGCGCGCTTCGTACGGTGTCGGGATCGCTGCACAAGATCGCCAACGATCTCCGACTTCTCGCATCGGGACCCAGAAACGGCATCGGCGAGATCGACCAGCCCGAAAACCAGCCCGGCTCGTCGATCATGCCCGGGAAGATCAACCCCGTCGTCGCCGAGGCCGTGAATCAAGTTCACGTCCAAGTCGTCGGCAACGACGCCGCGGTCTCGACCGGCGCGGCGAACGGCCAGATCGACCTCAATCTATACAAACCCGTCATCGCCCACAACACCCTCCAGTCGGTCGCGCTGCTCGCGAACGCCAGCGAGACCTTCGCCGAGAAGTTCGTCGACAAGCTCGAAGCCAACCGCGAACGGTGCGAGGAGCAGGTCGAACGGAGCATGGCGCTCGCGACCGCGCTGAACGCCCACCTCGGCTACGACAAGGCGAGCGAGGTGGCGAAGGAAGCACTCAAAGAAGACAAGACCGTGCGCGAGGTCGTCGTCGAGAAGGAGTATCTCGACGCCGAGGAAGCCGACGACGTGCTCGATGCGCGCGCGATGACCGAGCGCGGAATCCCGGGCCGCGAGGAATAG